A single window of Plasmodium reichenowi strain SY57 chromosome 12, whole genome shotgun sequence DNA harbors:
- a CDS encoding mitochondrial import inner membrane translocase subunit TIM13, putative, with amino-acid sequence MDLSSLPTDDNLDDKKRAAVLLSLQEIVQKQKENVKVMDICFNKCVSKIGPKLSSSEQKCIWDCANSYFYTNVFLN; translated from the exons atggacCTTTCCTCTTTACCTACAGATGATAATCTTGACGACAAAAAGAGAGCAGCA GTTTTATTAAGTCTGCAAGAAATTGTACagaaacaaaaagaaaatgtaaAGGTTATGgatatttgttttaataaGTGTGTTTCAAAAATTGGACCAAAATTAAGTTCAAGTGAacaaaaatgtatatgGGATTGTGCGAATAGCTATTTTTATACTAACGTTTTCTTAAATCa